A genome region from Choloepus didactylus isolate mChoDid1 chromosome 14, mChoDid1.pri, whole genome shotgun sequence includes the following:
- the PPDPFL gene encoding pancreatic progenitor cell differentiation and proliferation factor-like protein isoform X1, producing the protein MASVPSAGCLLAKNQYYRKSSVSSVSSFSGSDPVNVIDHDKSQQGLPDVAESTWCSKWFFHSESVTSNVGGKDLSAKGIHS; encoded by the exons ATGGCGTCGGTGCCGTCCGCTGGGTGCCTGCTGGCCAAGAACCAATACTACCGAA AGTCCAGTGTTTCTTCAGTTAGTTCTTTTTCTGGCTCTGATCCGGTTAACGTCATAGATCATGACAAATCCCAGCAAG ggTTACCCGATGTAGCAGAATCCACCTGGTGTTCTAAGTGGTTTTTCCATTCTGAATCTGTAACTTCAAATGTAGGAGGAAAAGATCTGTCTGCTAAAGG CATTCACAGTTGA
- the PPDPFL gene encoding pancreatic progenitor cell differentiation and proliferation factor-like protein isoform X2, which produces MASVPSAGCLLAKNQYYRKSSVSSVSSFSGSDPVNVIDHDKSQQGLPDVAESTWCSKWFFHSESVTSNVGGKDLSAKGST; this is translated from the exons ATGGCGTCGGTGCCGTCCGCTGGGTGCCTGCTGGCCAAGAACCAATACTACCGAA AGTCCAGTGTTTCTTCAGTTAGTTCTTTTTCTGGCTCTGATCCGGTTAACGTCATAGATCATGACAAATCCCAGCAAG ggTTACCCGATGTAGCAGAATCCACCTGGTGTTCTAAGTGGTTTTTCCATTCTGAATCTGTAACTTCAAATGTAGGAGGAAAAGATCTGTCTGCTAAAGG GTCAACCTGA